The genomic DNA GTTGGCTGAGTAAATAAACGAAGCAATTAATCGTTGGgcatttttcttaaaaaagtTCAAAGTGTGAAAAAGCCACTTCAAGCCGACTGTTTAAAACTCTTCTCCTCTCAATTTCCAGAATATGCTTAATAGACGAGCATTCTCGGAAGTTCTTTATGATGCGCCTCGCACCTCGAAGCTGAAGGAGGACGCCCGCCAGGTCGAGTTTGTTCGAATCGGGCAAGCTCTCAAGTTGGAAGCGATCGTGCGAGGTGACGCACCGACCAGCATCGCATCGGCCGGCACCGTCTTCAAGCGTCCGCCCTGGGAACCGCACTGCTTCTATCCCACGTTCCAGCCACGGAACGATCTGGTCGGCGATAGCTGGGGCCAGGATCAACTGTTCCTAGCCTCGGACGAAGGTACATATCTGATCAAGGAGGACCAAACGCACCGGGTCGTGTTCGACAAGACGCTGTGCGTGAAGCAGCTGAACGTGGTGGAAGATCACGGCATCATGCTGGTGCGGGGTGGATCCGCCCTCCAGAAAGATGGCCACCGGATACACGTGTTTCGGTTGAACGAGTTTTCCGACGATCGGTTGGTGCAACGATCGCGCGTAGACGTGAAGGAGCGACGGATCGAGAAGACTCGCGGTTGTCATTTGTACGCGATATCAAGGGCTGGCGAGGCACATCTGCGGATGGCGGTAGCCGTCGGGAGGAAGCTGTTGATCTACCAGTGGAAGCATACCGCGGCCTGGACGTCCTGGTGTCCGAACAGCGATAATGACACGGTGGAAGGGTTTCTGTTTCTGAAGGAGATTCATCTACACGACTCGCCGACGATCATGACGATACTGGAGGGATCCTGCCCTAATGCGGGGTTGCTTATTTGTGTCGGGTATCGGCATCACTTTGAGATCGTGTCCGAGCTGACGGGCCATGCGACGAAGCTGCACGAAACGGATACGTTGAAGCGTACCCAGACACATCTGGTGGCTGCGCTGGATCTGTACGATGGTCAGGACACCGAGCTTCTGCTGTGCTATAATCGTGAGTACTTTGAGTTATGTCCGTCCTCCACACGCTTGATGTGCAATGTCCTCTTCCATTTCAGATACCTGTCACTTCCAGAAGCTCTCCGAGGagtgcaacaacagcaccgaGTTTGACTTCCAGTTCAATACGCCACCATCGTCGGTCGTGTGCGCCTTCCCGTACATCATCGCATTCACCCCGGACACGATGGAGATCCGGCTGCTCGTGAACGGCAATCTCGTCCACACCGTCACGATGGCTGAACTGCAGCTCATCACATCCAAGAAAGACATCTTCTTCGTTACGACTGCTCCCGAGTTCATTCCCAAAGGTGCCAAACTGCGTGGTCTCGATGCGGAGGATCACGAACAGATGAACAAACCCAGAATCGAGGAGAGTCGTGTCGTTCCCGACGCGGATGACTCGTCCACCAGCCCGGGACGTAGTAGACTGAGTTCCGATGAGGAAAACTCTTCCGGTGGTAACGCACCGGCTCCCGAGTCGGATCAGAGCGATCCTAGCAAGGAACCGATCGCCGGCGGACTAACAACACCCCAGATTCAGCGTGCAAAGTCACTGCAGAACCCCAAACCGGAGTCGGAAGTGAGCAAACCGAAAGAGGTCACCCTGTCGGTGGACGATCTAAAGCGACCAATTTCCAAGAGTAATTCGTACGGTGAGGCCGGTTCATCCTTTTCCATACCGACCACAACTTGTAGCAAAGATTTGGCGAAACATTTCGGAGCTCAACCGCTACCGAACACCAAGGATCTTTGCCGACACTTTGGAGAAGCGTCCGTACCGCCGAACTCTCCTCGGAACAGCACGATCGTGAAGGGCACATCGCCCAGCTCTCCGACGCGTAAGTCCTTCATCCGACAGCCGACCCTGAATCTGGGCAAATCGCAGACGAACGAAGGCGAAACGTCCCCTTCGAACGGGTCGTCCAACAGTAAGCCATTGCGCGTCTACCGCATACCGCTCACCAATCTGACCGGCACTCACGTCCAGTCGCACCACTATCACTATCCAAGCAATGATCCTGCCAAGAAACCGATCGCGATCGCTACCAAGATGCATCCGAGTGCGGCCATTGCTGCGGCGGTCGTGACCCGGCCAAGCGAGAGTGCTCAGGAGCGGGTACGTCAGCTGCAGTCCTCgaacgaggaggacgaggagggCATATCGCCGTCGGACGAGTCGCACGGTGAGGTGGCGGAGGCGGCCGAGGTGGCCATTCCACCGACGCTCAGCATCTTTGACCAGATCCAGCAGGATCTGCAGGAGCTCAGTATGAAGGATAAGCGCGAGCAGGACGAACTGTGCAGTTCGGTCCTGACGCCATTGTAAGGTGGAGGTAGTAGCTATACGGGAAGTCTCTTGCTGCCACTgactggtttttttgttgggaagGTGTACACggacaaacacgcacacactcggaGATGGGACGCACACTATACTACACTAAGCAAATGGTTTCATCATTAAGCGCGCATGCGTTTTGTTGATGTTAGGTAAGCAAACATGGCGGCACCGGTGATCGGTCGTGATCGCCAAAAACGTCGTTATACCCTGAGCACTGAGATGATGAGATGGTGGTTGTCGAAGTCTAAGCGCAATACATTGGAACTGATTATGCACTGGGATCGCTTGTTGGAGGCAGGAATCGCTTAGTAAACAGTTGTAAGGTTTTCGCGAAATGGTTCATGGTTCCGATGTTCGGGTTCGGGGAAATGGATCAATTCAATCGAGCCCCTTGAATTGGttccacacacactctctctcaccACCGGCAGCATTGTGCTGGAACATCCGAACCAAGACAATTTCTTGTGTTGAGTATTTTTAGCGATGAAGAAATGTGTACGGTCGATCGTGAGAAGCGGCAGCGTGTTGTTCATTATCGATAATTACTAACTGTAGCTCTAAATAACCGaagtacacaaacacacatacctaCCAGGATATCGCAAGTGTTGAACAATATACCCCCAAGAGGGGTAAACCGAGGCCGACTGCTGATAGGGGAAGAAGGTGTTAGAGACACCCGTAGGGCAAGAGTATTTTATTGACAGAGGAAGCAGTTTAGTGTCCGTCGCCATGTTGGAACTAGTGCTCATCACAAGTATTAAgtagaaacaaacacacacacacaaacatatataCATAGAGGAAATCATGCTATACACATGACTATGGCAGGAGGACACATACAAAGGCAACTGTTCTGCCCCGATCCTTTCGGATATTTCGGcttcacacaacaaaaaagtggaggAGAAGACCAACGCCGGCGTTATCTATTTATCTTCTCTCGTGAAGCCCTCCCCCGCCACTAgtacactcactcactcacacaggCGGCATGTTGTTTCCCTGTTTTCTTGCGCTGtgaaattacaaaacaaagaagatAACACAGATTAATGTTCATAAGCTGTAACACAGCAGAGCAGCACTTAGGATGTTGAAGTAGCCGTTGTCCCGAACTACCTAACTGGAATCTATCTCGTCCAATCCGTCGAAACTGTTGTGCTACAAAATGGCTGCTGGGTGGACGGAACTATGACACACAACAAACTagtacacactcacacacaaatgcTATATGTTACAACGTTGAAATGATTCAaaccaaagagagagagagagcgagaacgtACGGAATCCGCACATATTATACCGAACTGTATTTACTTGCTAGAAAACTATTAACACTACAATATCAAGCTATTATTTACACTTCGCTAGAGGAGCCTACAGCCCCGTCTGCCCACAACCTGTCCGGGGGATCGGATGAGGGGTCACCGTTTTATTGTGTGGTGTGGCGCATGTATGAGGTAGCGGACCACAGACAAAGCAAATAAAGGGTTTTAGTTTAGTTGAATGACTTACGGTTTGAGGGACTCCTTATTTGCACTTCGCATGATGACATACCTACCTACCAGACTCATCTGACAGCAACATCAAAGGTCGTtcggtatcattctcatgacaagACCAGCACAACGGATGTTGGCGACGCTAACGAAACACGCAAAAGGTTTATAATCAAAGCACAAATTTATTATCGTCTGTTTCGTCCCTCTCCTAAGGTTCCTCAATTCGTTTACATGCCGCAGCTAATTGCACAGTACATCATCCAACAACAGTATTCATTCTTCTACATGAGTTTCGTTCAATTTTTTGGTTAGTAAATTGATGTAAACCACCTCACACAAAAATCATTGCCTGCTTTGCCCTTACCTTAGAGAACGGGTTTTTGTTTACGTGTACACAAATTGACTTATTTAATATCACTCAGTTTTATGATCAGTGTCATAAATTAGTATCTATCGCGTCGgacagctctctctctctctctctctctctctctctctctctctttgttgcTGGGTGTTTTCAGTGTCGTTCTTTACTGTTCTTTCGTCTAATTTATTTCGACGTTGGTTACGATGAATTTTGACCCATTTCTACTTCCGTACCGCTACGATCCACCTGATTGTCGTGTATCGAAGATGACTAATGACTAGATCAAAATCTATACCGCATGCACAGAAATCTAGCACCCGACCAAAAGACCCAAAAGAGAAGGCAGATACTCCACACAAAAGCACACGATCAGAGAGCAGAGAGGCATCGGAGACACGATCGTCTTAAAAATCTACACGGGGTTAATGAGTACGGTTCGTATAATACAGCTTTGCTTAAGTACAATTCACACTATACGGCCGGATCGAGCCTATAAGGTGGTTAGTATCATATAAGTAGCATCCGGCTCTCCTTACACGCCAGCTCCAGAGTTCCGGAGTTTTAAAAACCTAGTGCACAGAGAGTTACAAACGCGAACGCCGGATCAGTACAGAACATACCACGGTAACGTCGCTGTTCCGATCGACCGAGCGACGCACCGTTTGCGGCTAAAGCTACAATAGTTTGAAGGCAGGAAAAGCACCCGATGCGTAAGATGAACGCTTCGCAAACGTACGAACGCGCGTCTCAAATCGTCAAATCCTCCCAATCTTCCTTCTCCCGCTCGGACAGCTCGATCCGGAACGAGACGACGGCATGCTTGAGCAGATCGTGACACATCGGGGTGAGCGGATTGTGCCGCAGGTCGACCACCTCGAGCGAATCGGACGTGATGATTTCGTCCCGGTCGATGTCGATGATGGCGTTGTTGTTGGCCTTCAGCTCGCGTAGCTTCGGCATCTTAAACACGACGGCGGGCAGTGTGATGAAGGTGTTGTGGGAAATGTCCAGCATCTCGAGCGAGTGCAGATCGGCCAACTCGTCCGGTAGCCGGGCCATCTGGTTGTGGGACAAGTTGAGGTCTGTGGGAAGCGAGGAAAAACAGGCATCTATAGTACGGTGGAGGTCATTTGGGGCGTGATAAGGTGTAGCTCACCTGTGATGAAGCTGAACTTGACTGCAAATTTGGGAGATATCTTCGTAATCACGTTGCTGCTCAGATCACACGTCTTCAGCTCGGTGTGTCTCATCAGATGGTAGACTGCATCGGGCACCTGGATCAGCTCGCATTCCGAAAGATCTACAATCAGGTAACAGAGAACGATAATTAGAAGGAATTCCAATAAACGACCGATAATTGATTAAACAGTAATGTGTTTAGCTTAATCATGCTACACGAAGAGTCATACTTAAATGCTTCGATTCCAACGCATCCTCGCATCGATTTACAACTTTTGCCACAAAAGATGCCATAACTTGTCAGTTGGAACTCCACCGTTTCCTATTAATATATCACTAAATGGTTACAACTTTACCAAAACCACCGTATCGGCCGCTCCGGTTAACGaactaaaataaattgttactAAAAATAACACTGACTTCACCACCCGCTAAAACGGCCACGCGAACGGACCCTTAGCTGAACACACATTACTTTAGGTGACGCAATTCATGAATGACAAACACTGTCAACAGTCAACGACAGGCATTTGAAATATAGGTAAATCAATTTCAATCCTTTTTTAATACAATGTACGCACATTTAACTTTTGAAAGGGTTAAAAATAAACGTTTTAAAATAGCTGAGCTTAGAAATCATTTTCAGGCTGCAGATTTGTTTACAACCGCAACAGGTGATTGTGACACATAAACAAACGCGCCAACTGTCAGTTCGAACCGCAACGCTTCGACGGATATAACGGTGGATTCGGGAGTTCGGACTGAGTTGTACGATGAAGCGTTTTGGCGCTTTGATGTAAATATGTAATTTTACGTTGGAGAATGCACCTTTCAGCCTGGGTTTTTCTCTTTATGGCCGTTTTGCATTAATTTGTATAGCTTTCTACCGAAAATATATAGTTAATGTACTTCATCATACACTTCCCCACTCAAAGGGATGTTATTGCACCCCACCTTATCATCCCCAAACGATGACCTATATTAAAACCCACTCGTGCACATGCGCCACCGTACTGATCTAGCCCAATAGTAAGCGGATGTTTAAATTCATTGCCTTCCCACAAGATCTAGACAAAGGCACCACAAGTTCGTTCGTTCACGGTTCAGCGATTGCTCTGCTTAGCTGCACTGCAAAATCTATCGttggtgccgtgcgttatcagcgTACATTTGCTACCACGACGATATCGGGTACCAGAGCGGCCGGATTGCAGCGTAATTTACAAGGGCACTTGTTTACCaacgaaaaaacacaccacaccagaCAAGCCGGAGTCTTTGTCATGGCGTCGACTCCTACTAAGTCGCTGTTGTTCGCGGTGCACTCGAGAGCAGCAGCCCGATGAGTGGGATCGCGATGAACTAATGATACTTCGCCGCGATAACGTAATATTGCGTGCTTTCTTCGGCGCGTAATATCGAGTCCGGCGCAATCGATGGCGCATCGGGTTTGTTGCATCCggtagagaagaaaaacagccAGAGAAAACGGGAGACGAAATTGGAAAAATAAGCTTGTAATGATGAAGCGTATCAAGCCCACTCACAACACCAGACAGTCGGAAGTGGCATGCCGTTGATGGGGTATGGTAGCCGGAAAAAAACCTTACCAAACAAACATAACAATGACGAAAATGTACCAAGCAGGATGTATAGCGGCCACCGACGAGAGAAGGCACGAAATCGATCACAATGCTTCCACAAATGCCTTACCCGTCGTGGCCGGTAGTGGAGCCATTTTCAATATATGCTGCATTGTTACCGTTACATCACCACGTGCTAGTATAATGATCGTGCCTCCATGTGCAATGGCAGTTTTCGCCACTCGCGCACATAACGCTGGACATAGCAATGGACAGTGAAAATGGCTCGCTGCCAAGCCGAAATGCATTGCCGGTCCACACGAGCTGCGTGCGTGAAAATTACTTTCCGATTCAGTGGAAAACCCCCATTTTCCCGGTGCTGCGTCAAAGACCGCACCCGAGGTCGAGCGTCGTACGAtgcgaggtttttttttccgcaAGTGCGCAATCCGATCCCCGGTCGGTCACCGGAAAATTCATAAATCACCTCCCTGTTCGTACAGTGGTGGATCGGAAGATGGGTAGGAGGAAAGTACGCCGGCAACGTCCCATCACTGACAGCTAGACCACAGCGGGCAACAGTTTCCTCACACAGACGGGGCGAGAATAGAATTTCCCTCTCAGTTTCCGAAATCGGTGCCAAAGACGCACAAAGAaacgtcccccccccccacccctggGTTTGAGTTTATTTACACAAACATACAGGCCGTTTTGCTTCCCATTACGGCTTAAACCCAGGCAAAACGCAAATTGGCAGACCTTCTGCTCTTCTCATGGGCGCAAATGCGTAAAATGATGCACACAAAGACGACATTCGCTTGTGTTTTGCTCAGTGCGATGTGATGAAAACCCCGGTGGCGAAAAACGGGAGCATTTTCACTGCAAACGGAAAACAGTACCCGGTCAGTCAGCAACAGGAAGTAGGTTGCATCGAATGCATTTCACCGTACCCCAGGCATGACCTGAATAGCTGTGCATTGGATGCCGCAATCAACACAACAAGTGAAGCGTTCATTTCGATTTTGGGGTCGACTAAAGTCGTCGCATTCGATGCTTATGAAATTACACCTTAACGCTTAACAAGCCGCACAGGAAAGCATAATAAACCTGCAAATGAGATTTCGCTTATGTtgctttcaatttcatttcgcTTAAACGATACGAATCATCGTGCAAGTGGTGTGTGCTGGCATTATCGCACTATCCATCCAGCCAACCGACAGCGAGAGAAAATAAACGAAAGGGAAATTTGAATTTACCGACCCTCAATCAGCGAGCCGGCGTGAACCGGCGCGGCGCCGTCGTGTTGATTTAATCGCTCAAAATGGTCAAAATCGCGATACGCGGCGCGCAATGGATCTTCCAGACCAGTTAAGACATCAcgcattcccatcccggcTAGGTTCATCCATTGCGGGATCCGACGCCGATGCGATTTTTCGTTGATTAGGTCTGATTAATAGGGAGAAAAGGGTGTCGGGGATGCCCGTTTTAGCCGCAAGTCTTTAGGTGACTCACGATCAGATAAGCGTAAAGGATTAAGATTGACCCAACAATTCTCGTTTGGCGGCAGTTGTGAATAATTACGCGACTTTACACGGTGTCACATTgtatcggtcggtcggtgtcaTGTGTTTGTTGAACGCTCTTTCAAAATGGGAGCCTCACATTTATAACCGGGGAGCATCACGTTTGCCGGATGCAAATAAGCGTTAGCGGGTTGATAAACCTGACGGCTCCTTAGCAGCAAACCATCGAGTCAAtcgaatttaaaaattaatcacCGGGCCGACCAGacagcggcgtcggtcttcacacggcaacaccgggcttcaaatctcaactgggccgttccccccgTAGAGAGAACTGACTacccaactatgcggtatcactaagtctagcaagccagaaatggcaggcataacccaagaggtcgttagacaaagaagaagaagaagaagtataaaTTATCCCAAATGTAATCAACTTACATTCAAATTAACCTTTACCACACAAAAACCTAAGATTACAGCTGATATGCCACCCCAACCCCATCTGAATGTCCAGCTTTTGGTAGAATCAAGTCatggaagccagaaatggcaggccaagacatCTTGAGGTTATGAAGAAGGCCAGTagagaagtagaagaaaataaattgctaaAGGTGTTGATACAGCAAAGACACTCTGATTGCAAACTAAGTCACACCTATTCTGTCATCATCAACCTATCACCTCCACTAAACCTGACCACATCTCAGGTTTTGTTCAGAAAACTTTATTGTCCTCAATAGTGGACTCATCCAAAAACGGTTTCAAATGCTTCTCTTAACCTCTCCATTTTATTCCTCCCAGCAATAAAATCGATCTATATTGCAACAAATCTCGATCGAGTTGCTTCAGCCGGAGTTGCgagttgcaaaaaaaaggcccgCAAACCGTCTTTGTAACAAACTTGCCAAAAAGCTAATTAACTAAAACAGTACTCCCCCCATCAGGCAAGTAGTTTAAGGTCAGCACGAGCGCGCGCTATGAACCGGAAGCTCTGGGGCCTCAACGGTGGGATGGAAAAGTCTCACTTTTTAGGACCGCGCTTCATATCACGCGACCATCCGCCGTCCGTGTGGAAAATCTAGGCCAGCAGCGCCGACTTTTCCGagctttgttttgatgcttTTACTTTCTCGCTGATGTAACGTCGTCTCCGAGCAGCGGGGGGGTTTGCTCGGTTCGATGGAAAACCTGAAGGCTTAAGCCGCTTATTCAACCGTTTACCGATTTTTTGGACAATCCGCCAACACCGATCGCTTTGCTTTGCTGAGGTGATGCTTAGTAAGTAagtcaataaataaataaacggaCTGATGGGCCGTTccatctatgtgtgtgtgtgtttgtgtgtgaaggAAAAGAGCAGAAGAAAACCCCGTATGAcacagtttttcttttcccgctTGCGCGCGCCTCCACGATTGCGCACTTTCGATGGTTCAGAGGGTGCGCATTATgcaagggtgtgtgtgtgtgtgtgcgccaagGGGTGCATACGGGGACTGTGGGGGCTGCCTTAGCTTCTGGACCACACGAACATCGGCGGTGCATTGTGTGTGCATTCGCGTTGTGAAGGGAAAGTCACACAACAATCGAACAAAAGCCCCGGCGCACATTGCTACATTTATGGCGTTCCCATCTGTTTAACCTAGTGAGGAGTGATTTTTCCCTGCCTTTGCTTGTAATGTCCGGGCTGGGAAATTGTTTCACTCATCGATCAGTGTGACCTTCTTTCGGTTATCTGTGGAACAAAAGTTCGTTACACCTCGCCTGTGTGGGCAATCACAATTATGATCGTAATTTACAATTATTGATTCGTTTACGGTAGCTTAATGCTCTTTTTCCTGAttttcactctcactctctcgctctctctcgggCTTCTTGAATGACAATTGTAAAGGAGTTTGTAACGGAGTAGGCGAAGCATTGCATCACATTTAAAGGCGCATTAAAGCAATTGTAAATTCGATTCCGATGATTAAATAATTAAGATAAATCTCTGCATTACAACATAAATGAGCAGTGGGTTAGTGGGAGCGATCGAAGTATGTAAGTCAAGAGTGTgatgcaaaataaaatttaaaacagccGCCAAAATGCGCAATTTAAATAGCAAAATCTAAAAAACAACCCCTATCCAACAAACAGGTGCAACTCATCATCATAAATCATATTTGCGTCTTTGCACCGTAAAAGGAAAACTGGAAGACGTCACAGACGCTCACGGCGCGATGTCTTAATCGGCGTAGACATGTGTCAGACGGCAACCGCAACCGAGCCCTTTGTACGATGAATTATGAGTTGTCCCAGGCACGATCACGATTTCTGCCACATCCCCAACGAGGCATGCGCCCGTCCACCAACTTCCTCTCACTCGACCCGTCTCGACCATCGTGCATTTTATGGGCTTGCTTTTACCTTAAAAGGGCTAATTCTGAGTGCTACCGCGAACCAAGCCGGACCGGGCCCGAAAGATCAATGATCAAGCCTGCTGACCTCGCGCGCGCAAACTCCGTACAATCAGGAAGCCTCGCAAAGAAGGAAGGCGCCACACACGCATACGGCTGGGgggttaaaatattttttttttttgcgatttgTAGAGGGAGGCAAAGAAGACCGACTCGAAGGAATTAACAGTAGCGAACGGAAAGCAGctggaaaaaatattgtttcacaTTATGCAACGAAGCGCATTAATGCACGCCCGATGCAGGGTGTTTGTATACAAACAAATGTTAATGCTCGAGCACCGGATGtgataga from Anopheles stephensi strain Indian chromosome 2, UCI_ANSTEP_V1.0, whole genome shotgun sequence includes the following:
- the LOC118505347 gene encoding GTPase-activating Rap/Ran-GAP domain-like protein 3 isoform X3 — translated: MLCFNLKIATIFRTYRESDPVRDRSQSLFTPPPRAPHRDIGALRVLQRRASSVITSATELISRRGVFSRRHYGSVDQLPQSEIDGLDPNCRRFRLENGESLAEKDEVFGSPSIPILENPEHQTRWYFKYFLGKLHQNYVGIDSEKNPYFLSIVSQDSGSKCMPLYRVMLFRKQGAQKLALPYNPQQKLTVKQILSNFTLMDSNKSPKEIFSADIQKDLLLLEEQEGSVNFKFGVVYMKAGQKLDDEMLSNETGSPEFDDFLTLLGEKIRLKDWERYRGGLDVKGDMTGKYSIYTLYEGHEIMFHVSTLLPFSRDNRQQVERKRHIGNDIVNIVFIDEACSGEETEFIPNNVKSQFTHVFAVVTRRGTRYRLAVYCDETVPPFGPTLPNPPEFEDPAVFRDFLLVKLINGEKATFQTPTFARKRERTLEMLIKDLYEEYVHDNKMNMLNRRAFSEVLYDAPRTSKLKEDARQVEFVRIGQALKLEAIVRGDAPTSIASAGTVFKRPPWEPHCFYPTFQPRNDLVGDSWGQDQLFLASDEGTYLIKEDQTHRVVFDKTLCVKQLNVVEDHGIMLVRGGSALQKDGHRIHVFRLNEFSDDRLVQRSRVDVKERRIEKTRGCHLYAISRAGEAHLRMAVAVGRKLLIYQWKHTAAWTSWCPNSDNDTVEGFLFLKEIHLHDSPTIMTILEGSCPNAGLLICVGYRHHFEIVSELTGHATKLHETDTLKRTQTHLVAALDLYDGQDTELLLCYNHTCHFQKLSEECNNSTEFDFQFNTPPSSVVCAFPYIIAFTPDTMEIRLLVNGNLVHTVTMAELQLITSKKDIFFVTTAPEFIPKGAKLRGLDAEDHEQMNKPRIEESRVVPDADDSSTSPGRSRLSSDEENSSGGNAPAPESDQSDPSKEPIAGGLTTPQIQRAKSLQNPKPESEVSKPKEVTLSVDDLKRPISKSNSYGEAGSSFSIPTTTCSKDLAKHFGAQPLPNTKDLCRHFGEASVPPNSPRNSTIVKGTSPSSPTRKSFIRQPTLNLGKSQTNEGETSPSNGSSNSKPLRVYRIPLTNLTGTHVQSHHYHYPSNDPAKKPIAIATKMHPSAAIAAAVVTRPSESAQERVRQLQSSNEEDEEGISPSDESHGEVAEAAEVAIPPTLSIFDQIQQDLQELSMKDKREQDELCSSVLTPL